The segment AAGGTGCCTCCGAGGCGCTCGATCTGCGATTCCAGGCACGACACGCGGTGATTGAGCGTTTCCAGCTCGTGCTTGAGGCGCTGGCGGTCTTCCTCGACAGCGACAAGACGATCGTACTCGGCCGCGGCCGATCGAACGGCGTCGAGCAGTTCCTCGGGCTGCCAGGGCTTGCGGAGGAACTGGTAGATATGGCCGTGATTGATGGCCGCGATAATCGATTCCAGGTCGGCAAATCCGGTATAGAGCATCCGGATGGCCTGCGGCATGCGGGCCTGAGCGCGGGTCAGAAAGTCGACGCCGGTGACGCTCGGCATCCGCTGGTCGGTCATGATGATGTGCACGTCCTGCTCTCGGAGCAACCGCAAGCCTTCCTCGGCCCCGTGGGCCTTCAGCACGCGGAACTCCCGGCGGAGGAGGTCGTGAACCGAGTCGCAAACATCCGGTTCATCGTCGACGACGAGCAAGCAGTGCTTCATCGTGAAGACTCAAGGGGCAAGGAGAACGGTCTGGTCGGCCGAGGGAGGAAGCCCGGTCCCAACGGACTCGGCCAGCCGATCGACTCAGCATACCAAACCAATCGCGGTTCGTCGAACCGTCGCCCGAGCAACCGGCCGGTCCATCGCCACATCTGTCGTCTCGCGTGGGGGGCAATCGTCTTGATCCCTCCAGCAATCGGCTAAAAACCACAAAAGCATGGCCAAGAAATTACTGTCTGGCGCTCTTGACAATCAGAGGCGAGCTAGCCATGCTAAACATGGTTAACCACTGCTGTAGGAACTGCAACGGATGTCAGTCGTCTGTTGAGCCGCCCACCGGAACAATCCTCCAGAGTGATGAGCTTGCGTGCCGATCTCAGGTTCGCTCGCTTTGGCTTGCCCTGTTTTGCTCCAGGCTCCGATCTGAACCCCCTTCGCTCGGAACGTGGACGCAACATCCCTCAACCTCACTCTCCGAGGACGTGATAGAGGTTTAGTCTTCACTCACGTCCCTTTTCAGGATCACGCCAGCAGAACCTCGATGAGCAGCACTTTTACGAATCTCCACCACGCCGCATCGACGGCTCGTGATCGTTTCGTTCCCGTGATTGCCGGCCTGGTCGCAGCGTTCTTGCTGGTGGCCTCGGGCTGTGGTGAAGGAGCTGAGGGACGCAAGGCCGTCTCCGGCACCGTAACGATGAACGGCGGCCCCCTGAACGATGCGATGATCGAATTCTCGCCCATGAGCAACGAGGCCGGGTCGTTCTCCGGCGCGGCGATCGTTGACGGCGAGTATTCCATTCCGGCCAACAAAGGCCTTCTGCCGGGCCAGTACAAGGTCATGATCACCATGGCCGGTTCGGCCCCCGAACCCGAGCTGGAAGAAATTCCCGGCGACTCGTCGGTGGTTCCGGTCGCTCCGGAACTGATTCCGGCGAAGTACAACTCGGAGAGCACCTTGACCGCCGAGGTCAAGTCCAGCGGCGAGAACACGTTCGACTTCGAACTGACCCGATAATCGCTGCCTGGCTCTCGTTTCCCAGGGAACATCCCTTTCCCTCGGGGAACGTTTATTGGTTTGTCCCGTCTTCTTGCCGGGTCGTTCGCTCCCCGTCTCTTCCGGCCTTGTGTTTCCTTCATTCGTTCCGATCTGTTCACGAAAGGACGGACTCATGAATCTGAATCGTCGTCGCGGATTTACCCTGATCGAGCTGCTGGTGGTGATCGCCATCATCGGCGTCTTGATCGCTCTGTTGCTGCCGGCCGTGCAGAGTGCTCGCGAGGCCGCTCGTCGGGCTCAGTGCACCAACAACATGAAGCAGCTCGGCCTGGCTGCCCACAACTACGAAAGCACCCACGGCTCGTTGCCTCCCGGCCGGCTCGACTGCTGCTGGGGCACCTGGGTGGGCTTCGTGCTGCCGTACCTGGAACAGGATGCGATCTACGCCTCCTACAACACCCAGGGCGGTGCCACGTCGGAAGCCCTCGGCTGGGCCGGCCTTCGCTACGGTGGCGCCTCGAACGTCACCGCCACCTCGACCCGCCTGAACGCCCTGTCGTGCCCGAGCGATTCGCCGAACGCGCCGATCGCGGTCACCATCAACGGCGTTCGCTACGGGATTCAGTCGTACAACTACGCCGGCAACTACGGCAACACCGGCTACGGCCAGCAGGCGACCCTCAACGGCGTGGCCTTCGGCGGCGCTCCGTACGGCTTCCTGACCTCGCGGACCGTGGGCGACCCGGCCCGTCCGGCCAACCCCGGCACGACCACCAAGTTCGGCGACATCCGCGACGGCCTGAGCAACACCATGCTCCACGGTGAGGTCATCGTGGCCCAGGGCCAGGACCTCCGCGGCTTCGTCTGGTGGGGTGACGGCTCGTCGTTCACCACCTACCTGGCGCCGAACTCGCAGTTGCCCGACCGGATTTACACGGCCAGCTACTGCCGGTACCCGATGATGGACAACCCGCCCTGCGCCGTGTCCGACGCCACCAACCCGAACATGTTCGCCTCGCGCAGCCGGCACCCCGGCGGCGTGAACGTGACCATGGCCGACGGCTCGGTCCGGTTCGTCAAGAACACGATCGACATCTTCACCTGGCGGGCCCTGAGCACGACCCGCGGCGGTGAGGTCATCAGCGCCGACCAGTTCTGAGTCGGTTGCGGCCCAGGCCATCACGCTTCGATCTGCAAGGTTCTCATGTGCCTTGCAGATCCCGATCGGCTTGAGACAACCTGAGATTCGTCCAGGGGGGCGAGGCTCCTTTGCTTCACTCGAGTCATCGAGTGGACCAGGGAGCCCCGCCCCCCTCGTTCGTTTCGTGGTCGCCTGGCCAGGCTCCCTCACCCCGGCCCTCTCCCCGCTCGCGGGGCGAGGGAGCCAGAGACTCAACCCTCGCCCCCGCGTGCGGGGCAGAGGATGGCCGCAGGCCGGGTGAGGGCGCTCCCCACCGCATCAATCCGCGGCAGGTCCGCGGCAATCCTCCTCGCCCGGTGTGCGGCGTTCGGTTCCCCCGCCCAGAACGCGATCCCCTTCCTCGCCTGGATTTTTTCGCGTCGAGCCTGGTTTTTGTGACTGGCGCTCCCGATCGCCACGATGATTTCAGTATCCGGCCTTCCGTCGGCCGCGGCGACGCTGCCGCGCGCCGGGCCGATCGGTCGCCCAAGCCTCTCGACTCGACGGCCTCCCCGTGGCGAACCCTCTCAATCCAGGTGACACCCCATGAGCGCCCCCCAGAACCCGAACGACCCTCAACCCGCCCCCCGACGCTCCCGAGGCCCCCGATCCCTCGACGCCCTGGCGAAGACCCGGCGCAACGCCCTGCGACACGGCCTGACCGCCACCTTGCCCGACGGCGAGGCCGAACTCCGCGCCATGAACGACTTCGCCGAAACCTGGACCCGACAGCTCGGTTGCGACAACGACGCCGAGGAGGCCCTCATCCGCTCCTCGGCCCTCGCCTACGCCCGCCTCGAACGCTGCCGCAAGGCCGAGGAAGCCGCCCTGACCGACTCGGCCCGCAAGGCCGTCGAGCGCTGGCAGAAGGTCCGACGCCACGCCGTCCGCAAGCTCGGCCAGAGCCTTCCCCACGATCCCGCCAACACCGTCGCCGATCTGGAAGCCTCCTCCTTCGGCTGCGAGTGGCTCCTCCGCCACTGGCTCCGGCTCGATGCGAAGCTCGAACAGGGGATCGCCTGGGACCGCGACGACCAGGTTCGCGCCATGCACTTGCTCGGCTTCTACCCCCAGGCTCCCGGACCCGACGCCCCCTTCGACATCCGCCGCGCCTGGCACCTCATCCGCTGCTGCTCCCGATGCCCGTTCGACCCGGTCGCCGGCCTGCCGACCGAACTGATCCCCGCCCGCGCCGAGCTTCGCCGCCTCATCACCGAGGAACTCGACCGCCTCGACACCCTCCGCGACCAGTGCTGGCACGACCTCGACGGCCCCGAGGCCGACGCCGTCGCCCAGCTCGGCCTCATCGACACCACCAGGGACGGCCAGCTTCGCCAGCGCTACCGCCGCGAAGCCTTCTCCGAAATGATTCGAGGGATCAACCAGGTTATGCGGATTCGCGTCGAACGCTCGAAGGACCAGGACCGCCAGTGGCACCAGGCCCATCCTCACGGTTCCTCCCGCCGATCGTCGAGCCCCCCGGCCTCCTTCATCCCCGAGACGCCGCCGCCGATGCCCCAGCCCGCCGCCGACCCCGGCCGCCCCCCCGCGCCCGATCCGTCGTCGGTCCGATCCCGAAACGAATCCCCCGAACCGGCCTCCGAGGCCGCTTCTGATCGCCTCAACCCGTCTTCGGATCAGGAAATACGTCGCGAGCCCGCGCTCTCCGAGCCGCGGCGCGATGAGCGCACCGAGCCGCGATCGACCGCCTTTTCAGACCCCTCGGCCGACCCGGATTCTCCCCTTCGTCCCCCGGTCGAGGCCCTCCATCGGCCCTCCGACAGGGACGATCGCCGCTGACCCCCTTCGATTCGACCGCACTCTGACCCGCCGGCCCCCCTCGATCGGGCTCAATCCCCGATCCTCCCGCCCTCGGTCCGCGCCGACCTTCGACCGCTCGGCTCAGCCCCGTCGCTCCTTGGCAATTCGATCGTCGGTTACGCGGTCAGCTCGTCGATCAACGAGGCCAGGTGCTTGCGGATTGCCTCGGCCGTGGCCTGATAGGTGGGCAGGTCCGAGCCGACCGGGTCGTCGATGTCGAACCCTTCCGGGTCGAGCAGGGTGGCGCGGTCGGCGGCCTCGGGAGCGTGATCGAGCAAGGCTCGCAGGTGCGACCGGGTCATGACCAGAATCCGATCGGCCGCCCGGACCAGCTCGGGCACGAGCATCCGGCTGGCGTGGGCCTCCAGCGATCCGCCGAACCCCCGCACCACCTCGACCGCGTTGGCCGCCGCGGGGGCCCCCTGCATGGCCGAGAGCCCGGCCGAGAGGATCAGCCAGCCGTGCGCCTCCAGCTCCTCGGGATGGCACCCGAGCCGCTCGGCCAGCATGGCCTTGAACAGGGCCTCGGCCATCGGGCTCCGACAGGTATTGCCGGTGCAGACGAACAGCACGATGGTGCTGGCCAGCCGTCCCAGCGTTCGATCGTCGAGCAGGCCGTGCCGAATCACGCTCATCCGCCCCGCCTCGAACGCCAGAATCGAGAGGCCGTCCGGGTCCTCGATCACCCCGTCGTCGATGAGCAGGTCGGGGCCCTCGGGCTCCAGCAACGTCGCCACGGCCCGGACGGTCGCCCCCCGAGGCCCGATCGGTTGGCCCAGCACGAGGGGGCCGGCCAGCAATCGTGTCAGATGCTCGACAAACGCATGCTCGGGACAGCAGAGATGAATCGATTCTCCCGAGCCGACCAGGGCGGTTCGGGATGCCTCGGGCAGCCGATCGGCCAGGCCCCCCCGCACGCCGTCGGCCAGGCGGAGCACGACCGGCCCCGGCCAGGCCCGCGACGCGACCCGTCGGGCCTCGACCGGCGCAAGGGTAGCCCAGTCGGTCAGCTCGCCGGGGCCTCGAACGCAGAGCCGGACCTCGCCGTTGCCCTCAGGTTCTTGCTCGGCGTGCCGTCGCATGGCCGAGGCGATCCGTCCGACCGCCTCCGGCTTCAGGGCCGAGGCGCCCAGGGCGTACCCTGTCTCGGTCGGCAAGGCGATCACCCCGCCTCGGGCCAGGCACGCCACGGCACGATGGACGACATCTCTCGGATCATCAGCCCGGAACAGCTCGATGAGTTCAGGCGTCGGGTTCGGATCGCTCATATGCCTTGGGTCTGGCCTTGGCTTTCGGAGCCCCCGGATCGCCACCAGA is part of the Tautonia marina genome and harbors:
- a CDS encoding response regulator, whose amino-acid sequence is MKHCLLVVDDEPDVCDSVHDLLRREFRVLKAHGAEEGLRLLREQDVHIIMTDQRMPSVTGVDFLTRAQARMPQAIRMLYTGFADLESIIAAINHGHIYQFLRKPWQPEELLDAVRSAAAEYDRLVAVEEDRQRLKHELETLNHRVSCLESQIERLGGTLPPAPAPRSEAAASTPATPQKPDDSTT
- a CDS encoding DUF1559 domain-containing protein, encoding MNLNRRRGFTLIELLVVIAIIGVLIALLLPAVQSAREAARRAQCTNNMKQLGLAAHNYESTHGSLPPGRLDCCWGTWVGFVLPYLEQDAIYASYNTQGGATSEALGWAGLRYGGASNVTATSTRLNALSCPSDSPNAPIAVTINGVRYGIQSYNYAGNYGNTGYGQQATLNGVAFGGAPYGFLTSRTVGDPARPANPGTTTKFGDIRDGLSNTMLHGEVIVAQGQDLRGFVWWGDGSSFTTYLAPNSQLPDRIYTASYCRYPMMDNPPCAVSDATNPNMFASRSRHPGGVNVTMADGSVRFVKNTIDIFTWRALSTTRGGEVISADQF
- a CDS encoding arsenate reductase/protein-tyrosine-phosphatase family protein, translating into MSDPNPTPELIELFRADDPRDVVHRAVACLARGGVIALPTETGYALGASALKPEAVGRIASAMRRHAEQEPEGNGEVRLCVRGPGELTDWATLAPVEARRVASRAWPGPVVLRLADGVRGGLADRLPEASRTALVGSGESIHLCCPEHAFVEHLTRLLAGPLVLGQPIGPRGATVRAVATLLEPEGPDLLIDDGVIEDPDGLSILAFEAGRMSVIRHGLLDDRTLGRLASTIVLFVCTGNTCRSPMAEALFKAMLAERLGCHPEELEAHGWLILSAGLSAMQGAPAAANAVEVVRGFGGSLEAHASRMLVPELVRAADRILVMTRSHLRALLDHAPEAADRATLLDPEGFDIDDPVGSDLPTYQATAEAIRKHLASLIDELTA